From Xiphophorus couchianus chromosome 23, X_couchianus-1.0, whole genome shotgun sequence, one genomic window encodes:
- the faf2 gene encoding FAS-associated factor 2, whose product MAAPEEPELSQAQTEKLLQFQDLTGLESMDQCRRTLEQHNWNIEAAVQDRLNEQEGVPSVFNPPPSRPLQVNTADHRVYSYIVSRPQPRGLLGWGYYLIMLPFRVTYYTLLDIFRLALRFIRPDPRARVTDPVGDVVSFIHSFEEKYGQSHPVFYQGTYSQALNDAKRELRYLLVYLHGDDHQDTDEFCRSTLCTEEVITFLNTRMLFWACSTSKPEGYRVSQALRENTYPFLAMIMLKDHKMTVVGRLEGVIQPEDLINQLTFIMDANQTYLMSERLEREERNQTQVLRQQQDEAYLASLRADQEKERKKRAEMEQRKQEEEKVRQSALAEEIRRRTLEEEKERKSECLPPEPPADDPESVKIVFKLPNDTRVERRFLFGQSLKVIHDFLFSLKETPEKFQIVTNFPRRVLPCLPTEEQSNPPTLKEAGLSRSEVLFVQDLTDD is encoded by the exons ATGGCGGCGCCAGAGGAGCCAGAATTATCCCAGGCGCAGACCGAAAAACTCCTTCAATTTCAG GACTTAACTGGGTTGGAATCAATGGACCAATGCCGCCGAACATTAGAGCAGCATAATTGGAACATAGAG GCTGCAGTTCAGGACAGACTTAATGAGCAGGAAGGAGTTCCCAGTGTGTTTAACCCTCCACCATCCAGACCTCTCCAGGTCAACACAGCAGACCATAGAGTATATAGTTACATCGTCTCAAGGCCTCAGCCGAGG GGATTACTAGGATGGGGTTACTATTTGATTATGCTACCGTTCAGAGTTACATATTACACACTTCTGGATATATTCAG GTTGGCCCTGCGATTCATCAGACCAGATCCCCGGGCTCGCGTGACCGACCCTGTCGGAGACGTTGTGTCTTTCATTCATAGTTTCGAGGAAAAATACGGTCAGTCACACCCCGTGTTTTACCAGGGCACGTACAGCCAG GCACTGAATGATGCCAAACGGGAGCTCCGCTACCTATTGGTGTACCTGCATGGGGATGATCATCAAGACACTGACGAGTTTTGCCG CTCCACGTTATGTACGGAAGAGGTCATAACCTTTCTCAACACAAGAATGCTCTTCTGGGCATGCTCAACTAGCAAACCAGAGGGTTACAGAG TGTCCCAGGCGTTGCGGGAGAACACCTACCCGTTCCTGGCCATGATCATGCTGAAGGACCACAAGATGACCGTGGTGGGACGGCTGGAGGGTGTCATTCAGCCAGAGGACCTCATCAATCAACTTACTTTCATCATGGATGCCAACCAAACATATCTGATGTCGGAGCGTCTTGAACG agaaGAGAGGAACCAGACCCAAGTTCTGAGGCAGCAGCAGGACGAGGCCTATCTCGCCTCCCTGCGTGCCGATCAGGAGAAGGAGCGAAAGAAACGGGCGGAGATGGAGCAACGGAagcaagaggaggagaaggtcCGACAAAGTGCTCTTGCAGAGGAAATCAGACGAAGA ACACTCgaagaggagaaagagaggaagtCGGAGTGTCTTCCTCCAGAGCCACCGGCTGACGACCCAGAAAGTGTCAAAATAGTGTTTAAGCTGCCGAATGACACAAGAGTAGAGAGACGATTCCTGTTCGGTCAGTCTTTGAAG GTAATACACGACTTCCTTTTCTCTTTGAAAGAAACTCCAGAGAAGTTCCAGATAGTTACAAACTTCCCTCGCCGAGTCTTGCCCTGCCTTCCGACCGAGGAGCAGTCCAACCCACCGACCCTGAAGGAGGCGGGACTCAGCCGCTCCGAGGTTCTTTTTGTTCAGGACCTGACGGACGATTAA
- the pin4 gene encoding peptidyl-prolyl cis-trans isomerase NIMA-interacting 4 → MPPKGKGGKGGKGAASGSSDADKKEKTPKGGTAVKVRHILCEKHGKCMEAMEKLKAGVRFSEVATQYSEDKARQGGDLGWMTRGSMVGPFQEAAFALAVSSMDKPVYTDPPVKTKFGYHIIMVEGKK, encoded by the exons ATGCCACCGAAGGGAAAAGGTGGAAAGGGTGGTAAAG GAGCTGCTTCAGGAAGTTCGGACGctgacaaaaaggaaaaaactccTAAAGGAGGCACAGCTGTTAAG GTTCGGCACATTCTCTGTGAAAAGCACGGAAAATGCATGGAGGCCATGGAGAAATTGAAAGCTGGAGTTCGTTTCAGTGAAGTAGCAACGCAATACAGTGAAGACAAAGCAAGACAAGGA GGTGACCTGGGCTGGATGACGCGAGGGTCAATGGTCGGACCTTTCCAGGAGGCAGCGTTTGCTCTAGCTGTCAGTTCGATGGATAAACCTGTCTACACAGACCCACCTGTCAAGACGAAGTTTGGATATCATATCATTATGGTTGAGGGGAAAAAGTAG
- the LOC114138675 gene encoding D(1) dopamine receptor-like has product MDLVNFTTVIDNGFLDETPSSRVLTGCFLSLLILTTLLGNTLVCAAVTKFRHLRSKVTNFFVISLAVSDLLVAILVMPWKAVTEIAGFWPFGSFCDTWVAFDIMCSTASILNLCVISLDRYWAISSPFRYERKMTPKVAYVMISVAWTLSVLISFIPVQLNWHKAQSKPYKPLTEALVSLGSNTTSLRTSENCDSSLNRTYAISTSLISFYIPVAIMVATYTQIYRIAHRQIRRISALERAAESAKNRHNSVGRGSSIAESESSFKMTFKRETKVLKTLSVIMGVFVCCWLPFFILNCMVPFCEQSSGGEAFTCISPTTFDVFVWFGWANSSLNPIIYAFNADFRKAFSILLGCHRLYPGGHNIETASLNKK; this is encoded by the coding sequence ATGGATCTCGTGAACTTTACGACCGTCATCGACAATGGCTTCTTAGACGAGACGCCGTCGAGCCGCGTGCTGACCGGCTGCTTCCTCTCGCTGCTCATCCTCACCACGCTGCTGGGGAACACACTGGTTTGCGCTGCCGTCACCAAGTTTCGTCACCTGCGCTCCAAAGTCACCAACTTCTTTGTGATCTCGTTGGCCGTGAGCGACCTCTTGGTGGCCATCTTGGTGATGCCGTGGAAGGCGGTGACGGAGATCGCAGGCTTCTGGCCGTTTGGCTCCTTCTGCGACACCTGGGTGGCTTTTGACATCATGTGCTCGACCGCGTCCATTTTGAACCTTTGTGTGATAAGCCTGGACCGCTACTGGGCCATCTCCAGCCCCTTTCGCTATGAGAGGAAGATGACACCCAAAGTGGCCTATGTTATGATCAGCGTGGCCTGGACGTTATCTGTCCTCATTTCTTTTATCCCTGTGCAGCTCAACTGGCACAAAGCCCAGAGTAAACCTTACAAGCCGCTCACTGAGGCATTAGTGTCACTGGGATCAAACACTACATCCCTCCGCACTTCTGAAAATTGTGACTCCAGCCTGAACAGGACCTACGCCATCTCCACCTCACTCATAAGCTTCTATATCCCCGTTGCCATAATGGTTGCCACGTACACACAGATTTACCGCATTGCTCACAGACAAATCAGAAGGATCTCTGCCCTGGAGCGTGCTGCAGAGAGTGCCAAGAACAGACACAACAGTGTGGGCCGGGGCTCCAGCATCGCAGAGTCCGAGAGCTCTTTCAAAATGACGTTCAAGAGGGAGACAAAAGTGCTGAAGACACTGTCGGTGATAATGGGGGTGTTTGTGTGCTGCTGGCTGCCATTTTTCATCCTAAACTGCATGGTACCCTTCTGCGAGCAGTCAAGCGGAGGAGAGGCCTTCACTTGCATAAGTCCCACCACCTTTGACGTATTTGTGTGGTTCGGCTGGGCTAACTCCTCCCTCAACCCCATCATCTATGCCTTCAATGCCGATTTCCGCAAGGCCTTCTCCATCCTGCTGGGCTGCCACAGACTGTATCCAGGAGGCCACAACATAGAGACGGCCAGTCTAAACAAGAAGTGA